A genome region from Anastrepha ludens isolate Willacy chromosome 3, idAnaLude1.1, whole genome shotgun sequence includes the following:
- the LOC128856546 gene encoding uncharacterized protein LOC128856546 encodes MVSKLMQFSTCTLFVCALLVFSIPSETESRRVIFYAPQRIQIFTSQILSSRAKEKPCAKCHMRDHRGICRRVLSFNSNGIKC; translated from the exons ATGGTTTCGAAGCTGATGCAATTTTCTACTTGTACTTTGTTCGTCTGCGCACTGTTGGTGTTTAGCATACCCTCTGAGACGGAGAGCCGGCGTGTGATCTTCTATGCGCCCCaacgcatacaaatttttacgtcacAGATTTTATCGTCGCGAGCAAAAGAAAAGCCTTGTGCGAAGTGTCATATGCGAGATCATCGGGGGATTTGCCGGCGCGTTTTATCATTCAATAGCA ATGGTATTAAATGTTGA